The Acidianus infernus genome window below encodes:
- a CDS encoding HoxN/HupN/NixA family nickel/cobalt transporter: protein MRLDLLLKNLTKIVLFYIIELTITVVLFIYLFKLSSEVGNIEVQIHGVSATFFMLGILAYLFGLRHAVDADHLAAIDNSTRKLVQEGKPSLFTGLFFSLGHSTIVILLSVALTIVTRAVESSIPTLENIGSITGTLVSGLFLYIIGFLNLVVLFEIYELFKQAKLGKLDEAKLNEALLKRGFMNRFFKGLFKIVNTQYYLCPIGLLFGLGFEKASETALLALSAGAAGVFSKIPLWSLLFFPFLFTAAMTLLDTTDGFFMNGAYRWAFMGNPIRKVWYNLTMTSISIIVAYLVGTLELLALIQSEFGLSGWFWDNIAAISEGAWWGNIGIIIIMCFAITWMISIIMYKFRISKYEEQHERNLSRL from the coding sequence GTGAGGTTAGACTTGCTATTAAAAAATTTAACTAAAATAGTACTATTCTATATTATAGAATTAACAATAACGGTAGTCCTCTTTATATACTTATTTAAACTATCGTCAGAGGTAGGAAATATAGAAGTTCAAATACACGGGGTCTCTGCGACCTTTTTTATGTTAGGCATCCTCGCATACCTTTTTGGATTAAGACATGCAGTTGATGCAGATCATCTTGCAGCTATAGATAATTCGACTAGAAAACTTGTTCAAGAAGGTAAACCTTCATTGTTTACTGGACTTTTCTTTTCTCTAGGTCACTCCACAATTGTGATATTACTATCCGTAGCTTTGACGATAGTGACGAGAGCAGTTGAGTCTAGCATTCCGACACTAGAGAACATAGGTTCTATAACTGGGACACTTGTAAGTGGTCTATTTCTCTACATTATTGGTTTTCTTAACTTAGTTGTTCTTTTTGAAATTTATGAATTATTTAAGCAAGCAAAACTAGGGAAGCTCGATGAGGCAAAATTAAACGAAGCCCTATTAAAGAGGGGATTCATGAATAGATTTTTCAAGGGATTATTTAAAATAGTTAATACCCAATACTACTTATGTCCTATAGGTCTCCTTTTCGGATTAGGGTTTGAAAAAGCTTCAGAAACTGCCCTCTTAGCCCTAAGTGCTGGAGCTGCTGGAGTATTCTCCAAGATACCGTTATGGTCATTGCTCTTTTTCCCTTTCCTATTTACAGCGGCCATGACACTATTAGATACGACTGACGGATTTTTCATGAATGGTGCGTATAGGTGGGCGTTTATGGGTAATCCTATAAGAAAAGTTTGGTATAACTTGACCATGACTAGCATTTCGATTATAGTTGCTTACCTCGTAGGTACCTTGGAACTCTTGGCCTTGATTCAATCCGAGTTTGGCTTAAGCGGGTGGTTCTGGGATAATATAGCAGCAATAAGTGAGGGTGCGTGGTGGGGGAATATTGGTATAATAATTATAATGTGCTTTGCTATAACGTGGATGATATCGATTATCATGTATAAATTTAGAATTAGCAAATATGAAGAGCAACATGAAAGGAATTTATCCAGACTGTAA
- a CDS encoding type II toxin-antitoxin system VapC family toxin translates to MEEREIKYLFDSSAIFDLIKLGGKALDLLKNNYTISLAYYELGNILWKYKGKLDIETVFNALSYALSFVNIIDVKLEKEILDEAIKRNLTYYDSAYLVTARRIGAKLVSLDKDLINNGAITLEDLLKRN, encoded by the coding sequence ATGGAGGAAAGAGAGATAAAGTACCTTTTTGACTCTAGTGCTATCTTCGACCTTATAAAATTAGGAGGAAAGGCTTTAGATTTATTAAAGAATAATTATACAATATCGCTGGCATATTATGAACTAGGAAACATACTATGGAAATATAAGGGCAAATTAGATATAGAAACTGTTTTTAACGCACTTTCTTACGCGTTGTCTTTCGTCAACATTATAGATGTTAAACTGGAAAAGGAAATATTGGATGAGGCTATAAAAAGGAATCTAACTTATTACGACTCTGCTTACCTTGTTACAGCTAGAAGAATAGGGGCAAAGTTAGTTAGCTTAGATAAAGACTTAATAAATAACGGCGCCATAACTCTGGAAGATTTACTAAAAAGAAATTAA
- a CDS encoding type II toxin-antitoxin system CcdA family antitoxin — protein MGEWVTASTKVRREILEKAREYNINVSEVLRKALEEEVRKREEEKARELLDLASKEVAKINTDEVVEELRKWRKER, from the coding sequence ATGGGAGAATGGGTTACTGCGTCGACGAAGGTTAGGAGAGAGATTTTAGAAAAAGCGAGAGAGTATAACATTAATGTAAGTGAAGTTTTAAGGAAGGCGTTAGAGGAGGAAGTTAGAAAAAGGGAAGAAGAGAAGGCTAGAGAATTATTGGACTTGGCATCTAAAGAGGTGGCAAAAATCAACACTGACGAAGTAGTTGAGGAGTTGAGGAAATGGAGGAAAGAGAGATAA
- a CDS encoding MBL fold metallo-hydrolase — protein sequence MKRLSELKITILSDNFVSTIIPPLIGEWGFSALIEADGTKILYDVGNSGYPVLYNAEKLGIDLSKVDYIVLSHGHSDHTGGFSNPKLVKKLEGKIVIAHPSVFEKKLLNWSGKLEYIGIPMSLDEMEKHFHVILTSQPLEITEGVIFSGEVKRYGYDEYTSGLFTARDSSISGDHMKDDAALYMNTEKGLVILTGCGHSGILNIINHAKEVTSENVYAALGGFHLLSSPKDKVVNVSEELLKLGKVGPAHCSGNLIKSLIAEHKDKFLDAGVGKVIKFSESLQ from the coding sequence ATGAAGAGACTCTCAGAATTAAAAATAACGATATTAAGTGATAATTTCGTCTCGACTATAATTCCTCCATTAATTGGTGAATGGGGATTTTCTGCACTAATAGAAGCTGACGGTACTAAAATACTTTATGACGTAGGCAACTCTGGTTACCCGGTCCTTTACAACGCGGAGAAGCTAGGGATTGACTTAAGTAAAGTGGACTATATAGTTTTAAGCCACGGCCATAGTGACCACACTGGTGGTTTTAGTAATCCAAAACTAGTGAAGAAATTGGAAGGCAAAATAGTTATCGCCCATCCCTCTGTCTTTGAGAAGAAATTGTTGAACTGGTCAGGGAAACTCGAGTACATAGGAATTCCCATGAGTTTAGATGAAATGGAGAAACACTTTCACGTAATCTTAACGTCCCAACCTTTGGAAATAACTGAAGGCGTAATTTTTAGTGGAGAGGTAAAGAGATACGGCTATGATGAATACACGTCAGGATTATTTACTGCGAGGGATTCTTCAATTTCTGGAGATCATATGAAGGACGATGCAGCACTCTACATGAATACGGAAAAAGGGCTAGTCATTTTAACTGGTTGCGGCCATTCTGGAATCCTTAATATAATAAATCACGCTAAAGAAGTTACAAGTGAAAATGTTTATGCTGCCCTAGGAGGTTTTCATTTATTATCATCACCAAAAGATAAAGTGGTAAACGTATCGGAAGAATTGCTTAAACTTGGTAAGGTAGGCCCTGCACACTGTAGCGGAAACTTAATAAAGAGTTTAATAGCTGAGCACAAGGATAAGTTCCTTGATGCAGGTGTAGGTAAGGTAATAAAGTTTAGCGAGTCCTTACAATGA
- a CDS encoding DUF364 domain-containing protein, translated as MGSKVIDSLISYAKENDSDVKNVTVGVTWTCVLSKYCGVSMTYNTGNEDLDVKGFGHLEEKRVGELAEYLRSWNLLEASVGLAAINSVIEPKGNGEANGLDVALEISKGKKIVMIGKFPRLQKFKEVAKEFIVLELNPFLIDPSQGILPSTAAETVIEDSQVVIITATTIINKSIDRLLELSKRANAYVILLGPSTPMLDLMFDFGVDVLAGVKVNKPYSFIKKISQGCGMVDPSKLEGDVSFIVRTR; from the coding sequence ATGGGAAGCAAAGTTATAGATTCGTTAATCTCGTATGCTAAGGAAAACGATAGTGACGTTAAAAACGTTACAGTAGGCGTAACATGGACTTGTGTACTTTCCAAATATTGTGGAGTTTCAATGACTTATAATACAGGGAACGAGGATTTAGATGTTAAAGGTTTCGGGCACTTAGAAGAGAAGAGAGTCGGAGAGTTAGCCGAATATCTTAGGTCGTGGAACCTCTTAGAAGCAAGCGTAGGTCTAGCTGCAATAAACTCTGTTATAGAACCTAAAGGAAATGGCGAAGCTAATGGGCTAGACGTTGCCTTAGAAATTAGTAAAGGAAAGAAAATAGTGATGATAGGTAAATTTCCTAGATTACAAAAATTTAAGGAGGTGGCAAAGGAATTTATAGTTTTAGAGCTAAACCCGTTCTTAATAGATCCTTCTCAAGGGATCCTTCCATCTACAGCCGCAGAGACTGTAATAGAGGACTCTCAAGTAGTGATAATTACTGCGACCACGATAATAAATAAGTCAATAGACAGGCTTTTAGAACTATCCAAAAGGGCTAATGCTTACGTAATTTTACTCGGTCCCAGTACTCCAATGCTTGATTTAATGTTCGACTTTGGAGTAGATGTACTAGCCGGAGTTAAGGTTAACAAACCTTATTCCTTTATAAAGAAAATAAGCCAAGGGTGTGGAATGGTGGATCCAAGTAAGCTAGAGGGAGACGTTTCGTTCATTGTAAGGACTCGCTAA
- a CDS encoding hydrogenase/urease maturation nickel metallochaperone HypA, with product MHEWSVADAVIRTVIDWADGKKIKVKKVVLGVPSFSFLDVEILKEAFDMMKKDSVLDEAELEVKFKDPKFKCKNCGKEFSLNEVKDQIDSVKSEFGEEYPMHFMPALAPSFIKCPYCGSHDIILESQDMTIDEIQVEENGTVKTVSQG from the coding sequence ATGCATGAATGGTCAGTTGCAGACGCCGTTATTAGAACAGTAATAGATTGGGCCGACGGAAAGAAGATTAAAGTTAAAAAAGTAGTTTTAGGCGTTCCTTCATTCTCTTTTCTTGATGTAGAAATTCTAAAAGAGGCTTTTGATATGATGAAAAAAGACTCAGTTTTAGATGAGGCAGAATTAGAAGTTAAGTTCAAGGATCCTAAGTTTAAGTGCAAAAACTGCGGCAAAGAGTTTTCTCTTAATGAAGTTAAGGATCAAATAGACAGCGTTAAGTCTGAATTCGGAGAAGAATATCCTATGCATTTCATGCCTGCGTTAGCTCCTTCCTTCATAAAATGCCCTTATTGCGGTTCTCATGATATTATCCTTGAGTCACAAGATATGACAATTGACGAAATTCAGGTGGAGGAAAATGGAACCGTTAAGACAGTTAGCCAAGGATAA
- a CDS encoding P-loop NTPase — protein sequence MEPLRQLAKDKLAGKKVYAVMSAKGGVGKSVISSLLALTMGGTTLIDLDIHTMAIPKLFGLEGKLHEVSKNGIEPFEIKTTKIVSLSGIVKDNYVILPGGNQSSIMESLIAYSHIDTNTVIFDLPPGLGDEILVLERITDFTPIVVTTPSKISKKVVDYLMRYLRERGKEPKILVNLAYMDCDGKVVKPFGEYEGFGLPIDPSIEEYIGRIQDYEGAVKEKLKEFIQSL from the coding sequence ATGGAACCGTTAAGACAGTTAGCCAAGGATAAACTTGCCGGTAAAAAAGTATACGCTGTTATGAGCGCTAAAGGAGGAGTAGGTAAAAGCGTAATATCATCACTACTAGCTCTAACAATGGGAGGGACGACCTTAATAGATCTGGATATTCACACAATGGCAATACCAAAGCTCTTCGGGCTAGAAGGAAAGTTACATGAAGTTAGTAAGAATGGTATTGAGCCATTCGAAATTAAAACTACGAAAATAGTAAGTTTAAGCGGAATAGTAAAGGATAATTACGTAATATTGCCTGGGGGTAACCAATCATCTATCATGGAGTCTTTAATAGCATATTCGCATATTGATACTAATACGGTAATTTTTGACCTACCACCAGGACTAGGAGATGAGATTTTAGTATTAGAAAGAATAACAGATTTTACTCCTATAGTTGTCACTACTCCTTCAAAGATTTCGAAAAAGGTTGTAGATTACTTGATGAGATATTTGAGAGAAAGAGGTAAAGAACCTAAAATCTTGGTAAACTTAGCCTACATGGACTGCGACGGAAAGGTTGTAAAACCTTTCGGCGAATATGAGGGTTTCGGACTTCCAATAGATCCTAGCATTGAAGAATACATTGGAAGAATCCAAGATTACGAAGGAGCTGTAAAAGAAAAGTTGAAAGAATTTATTCAAAGTTTATAA
- a CDS encoding Ni,Fe-hydrogenase I small subunit: MDYCSALKEVLKHNIVWIEAQSCSGETVMILRSGCEGLEELFFHSSPVKFISLVCEEKSGREILEKILEMTDYILVVEGAIPSNDSLCTFGGYSCTQVIKLLAERANSIIAVGSCAVNGGILREAGSKGVREIINSKKVLEVPGCPASPQMIVAMIYSALGENHGS, translated from the coding sequence ATGGACTATTGTTCTGCACTTAAAGAAGTATTAAAGCATAACATAGTTTGGATAGAAGCTCAATCCTGTTCTGGAGAGACTGTAATGATACTAAGATCCGGATGTGAAGGTCTAGAAGAGCTCTTTTTCCATTCTTCTCCAGTAAAGTTTATCTCATTGGTTTGTGAAGAAAAGTCCGGAAGAGAAATCTTGGAAAAAATATTAGAAATGACCGATTATATTCTGGTAGTTGAAGGGGCTATTCCATCTAACGATTCCCTATGTACTTTCGGCGGTTATTCTTGCACTCAAGTTATAAAGCTCTTAGCCGAGAGAGCAAATAGTATAATTGCAGTAGGATCTTGTGCAGTAAATGGTGGAATACTTAGGGAGGCTGGAAGTAAAGGAGTAAGAGAAATAATTAATAGCAAGAAAGTTTTAGAAGTTCCAGGGTGTCCCGCATCTCCACAAATGATAGTCGCAATGATTTATTCTGCACTAGGTGAAAATCATGGATCTTGA
- a CDS encoding nickel-dependent hydrogenase large subunit, translated as MDLDLDPISRIEGHLGVHVKVDNGEYVDAKVGVSMYRGFENLLKGKDLHLAPNIAGKICGVCGATHVLVSTEAIEMASGIYPSPEAIKYRNLAYSLADLMYNNITVAFLFQAIDYSTEIVSKYTPNVYERAKNTSCEFKDVHGYPKISSILDNLYFGKEIYRSAFRLQTAFRDLATAIWLRYPQPLSLKPGSITIRDPSIVEKVKKFMKEDKEIEKLFYIMADLREFFTEYKKIEDDYVTYGLLESDDYDADYESMDMWGAKREFPPALIINGELVEDRLSKILLGVRVYVDNTPYDDWNKEYEKDELGNEIDKRHPWNKETRLKDKIIINNFVPTVKQYYKGKEYMPTTGDIARLYAYRLKKGKIRALGYEWEPRGNTVMERTFARVFTVAYLKEYLQQIEVNNSDLNPRKGKKGYKFAVGAHDAPRGANAHWLVSEGNKILRYQIITPSDRNFSPNRGPVERSIIGQKVTEIEISGLDALRIIRSFDPCSACAVHLEHKNNSIIKLIV; from the coding sequence ATGGATCTTGATCTAGATCCGATAAGCAGAATTGAAGGACATTTAGGAGTTCACGTGAAAGTGGACAATGGAGAATATGTCGATGCAAAAGTAGGAGTATCTATGTATAGGGGATTCGAAAATCTGCTCAAAGGAAAAGACCTTCACTTAGCGCCCAATATTGCGGGAAAAATCTGCGGGGTTTGCGGGGCAACCCATGTTCTTGTTTCCACTGAAGCTATAGAAATGGCTTCTGGCATCTATCCTTCACCTGAGGCTATAAAATATAGGAACCTTGCATATTCGTTAGCCGATTTAATGTATAATAATATAACAGTAGCGTTTTTGTTTCAAGCTATTGATTACTCTACAGAAATTGTTAGCAAATACACTCCGAATGTTTATGAGAGAGCTAAGAATACTAGTTGCGAATTTAAGGATGTTCACGGATATCCTAAGATTTCGTCTATACTAGATAATTTATATTTCGGTAAGGAAATATACAGATCTGCTTTTCGTCTTCAGACAGCATTTAGGGATTTGGCCACGGCTATATGGTTAAGATATCCTCAGCCTCTCAGCCTTAAGCCTGGATCCATAACAATTAGAGATCCGTCAATAGTAGAAAAAGTTAAGAAATTCATGAAAGAAGATAAGGAAATCGAAAAATTGTTTTATATAATGGCAGATTTAAGAGAATTCTTTACGGAGTATAAGAAAATAGAAGACGATTACGTCACTTACGGACTTTTAGAAAGTGATGATTATGACGCTGATTATGAAAGCATGGACATGTGGGGAGCTAAAAGGGAATTTCCTCCTGCTCTAATAATTAATGGAGAGCTAGTTGAAGACAGACTTTCTAAGATTTTACTAGGAGTTAGGGTTTATGTAGATAACACTCCTTATGACGACTGGAATAAAGAATACGAAAAAGATGAACTTGGAAACGAAATAGATAAGAGACATCCTTGGAATAAAGAAACGCGCCTTAAGGATAAAATTATAATAAATAACTTCGTACCTACTGTGAAGCAATATTATAAAGGCAAAGAATATATGCCCACAACTGGAGACATAGCGAGGCTTTATGCATATAGGCTAAAGAAGGGTAAAATAAGGGCTTTAGGCTACGAATGGGAGCCCAGGGGTAATACAGTAATGGAAAGGACTTTTGCGAGAGTATTTACAGTAGCATATCTGAAGGAGTATTTACAACAAATAGAAGTAAACAATTCGGACCTTAATCCAAGAAAAGGCAAGAAGGGGTATAAATTTGCGGTTGGCGCACATGATGCACCTAGAGGGGCTAATGCACATTGGTTGGTCTCGGAAGGAAATAAAATATTGAGATATCAAATAATAACGCCAAGTGATAGAAATTTCAGCCCAAATAGGGGACCAGTAGAGAGGTCGATAATAGGTCAAAAAGTTACCGAAATAGAGATTTCTGGACTCGATGCGCTGAGAATTATAAGGAGCTTTGACCCATGCTCTGCATGTGCAGTTCATTTAGAACATAAAAATAATAGTATAATAAAACTTATAGTTTGA
- a CDS encoding 4Fe-4S dicluster domain-containing protein: protein MAERKSECGGFKVEGGKVKISRQIVSRTLDEMTPYDVWGLQECMRCGVCRYACPFWLVTKEATDIPAWRTYEINKLFSMYYTGYGIVARVLRLRRLKKKEYLSWRESAYNCTACGACTDVSPLEIPNWYTALLMRRILHYTGMNIPDVEKWAENTKKIGNAMGMDKTEWENNAKSAGLSVDQKDAEILYVPSALEAQDINILSQIGSIAQGLRSKLTVSSEISDVGYYSYFAGDFETARAQFTKIYEEAKRLNVKKILTSDGAALFFLRWQGPKSLHYKPEIIVEHLTETVYNNMVKGNVKLDKADINDDITVHDSEFLSRLGGVEKPPREVLKAIIPKFKEPKQKPSSYSLFTCGHHLELINEKKEIVSKMRAYVAGQLGNLAKAVVTLDPNCKLSLENAVKENQGISKVYYYTEILAKAIKS, encoded by the coding sequence ATGGCAGAAAGAAAGAGTGAATGCGGGGGATTTAAAGTGGAAGGAGGAAAAGTAAAAATAAGCAGGCAAATAGTTTCCAGAACTTTAGATGAGATGACTCCATACGATGTATGGGGTTTACAAGAGTGTATGAGATGTGGTGTTTGTAGATACGCCTGCCCGTTTTGGCTGGTTACTAAAGAAGCTACAGATATCCCAGCTTGGAGAACTTATGAGATAAACAAGTTATTTTCAATGTACTACACCGGGTACGGTATTGTAGCCAGAGTATTAAGATTAAGGAGACTAAAGAAAAAGGAATATTTGTCATGGAGAGAGTCAGCATATAATTGTACTGCATGCGGTGCTTGCACGGACGTTTCACCTTTAGAGATACCAAATTGGTACACTGCACTGCTAATGAGGAGGATACTCCATTATACTGGAATGAACATTCCAGATGTCGAGAAATGGGCCGAGAATACTAAGAAAATTGGTAATGCTATGGGAATGGACAAAACGGAGTGGGAAAATAATGCAAAGTCTGCTGGATTAAGCGTGGATCAAAAAGACGCTGAAATACTATATGTACCAAGTGCATTGGAAGCTCAAGATATCAATATCTTATCTCAAATAGGAAGTATAGCACAAGGCTTAAGGAGTAAGTTAACTGTAAGTAGCGAAATAAGCGATGTAGGATATTATTCATATTTTGCAGGAGATTTCGAGACCGCCAGAGCCCAATTTACCAAAATTTATGAGGAGGCGAAGAGGCTTAATGTGAAGAAAATACTTACGAGCGACGGGGCAGCACTGTTCTTCCTAAGATGGCAAGGACCCAAGAGCCTCCATTATAAGCCAGAAATAATTGTCGAGCACCTAACTGAGACTGTTTACAACAACATGGTGAAAGGAAACGTTAAGCTTGATAAAGCTGATATAAATGATGATATTACAGTTCATGATTCCGAATTTCTGAGCAGATTAGGAGGAGTTGAAAAACCGCCAAGAGAGGTGTTAAAAGCTATCATACCTAAATTTAAGGAACCTAAACAAAAGCCTTCTTCATATTCGCTATTCACTTGTGGGCACCATCTAGAGTTAATCAATGAGAAGAAAGAAATAGTCAGCAAAATGAGGGCATACGTCGCAGGTCAATTAGGTAATTTGGCTAAGGCGGTTGTAACTTTAGACCCTAATTGTAAGTTGTCACTAGAGAATGCAGTAAAGGAAAATCAAGGAATTTCCAAAGTTTACTATTATACAGAAATTCTAGCTAAGGCGATAAAGTCATGA
- a CDS encoding nickel-dependent hydrogenase large subunit: MSSASSPYYFTFDWTKPVLIEPIVRIKPELGIQVTFDFNTNRATDAYASGGMFRGFEIFMRNKPGPDVIMLSSRECGICGEHHQYIERIAQEMAQGGNAPPPLGLEGIVLGIDAAMTYDATVHLSALGGPDWSSLFFKIAGYFPKEIYEIAQQTPLSKVAQYSEAFPMGAPSELEMAGVKLKTVADIMDALVPIVGAYFLEGAYSWRILHEAELLYYLRIPHPITMVPGGIGVPPTIENLQRYFQRMVDGTAWLMKQMAAYEYLDLFLADYDNVFGIQALYDKLNGTLGFAEEGNRPGNFVCYGQSDVSEAPVVTPSSTPVAPYDATYENMGDWGRARVVKPGLVIQQSSTSPPTLVTNDLIDINLGIREFVESSWYNPWVKDGTFASEVPSEVAGITEDPIGNPVSYYHPWRKWTMPNPQPRPIPMAYPTPYSWVVSPRFVPYQNHKPISNLYYNAEADPQAVMYAQVLQPQAPTPIYTSEYPTAGLGAKYNSNEMSVTFYLPTVQSPRISLPPEFQQGKEIEFKYIAPYKLSGGKIVTNAIERMRARAFAAGLDGMGMWIAWYTALKWLREGKTEVSSMPPSSWTYKKNTNQNVAIGVGMKEAPRGAQFHSEVFATGTGVSVPTINPQQMQPTTVNAGPRVKLTYDDGIQTIKPASPTHGAGTFEEAIMGNPDYNIPGTPRLTIIPTEQWDGFEFAQTLRSFDPCFVCGIHVITPDGRVRFQTLGAPVDLSNVIRTFYKFAMQLR; encoded by the coding sequence ATGAGTAGTGCATCCTCTCCATATTATTTCACTTTTGATTGGACTAAACCAGTCTTAATAGAACCTATAGTTAGGATAAAACCCGAGCTAGGAATTCAAGTAACTTTTGACTTTAATACTAATAGAGCAACAGACGCTTATGCCTCTGGTGGAATGTTTAGAGGATTTGAAATATTCATGAGAAATAAGCCTGGACCTGACGTTATAATGTTGTCCAGTAGGGAATGCGGAATATGCGGCGAACATCATCAGTATATAGAAAGGATAGCTCAAGAAATGGCACAAGGTGGTAACGCTCCCCCTCCATTGGGTTTAGAAGGAATAGTGTTGGGTATAGATGCTGCAATGACTTACGATGCAACAGTTCACTTAAGTGCTTTAGGCGGACCTGACTGGAGTTCATTATTCTTTAAGATAGCAGGATATTTCCCGAAGGAAATATACGAGATTGCGCAGCAAACTCCGTTAAGTAAGGTTGCTCAATACTCTGAAGCATTTCCAATGGGAGCCCCGTCAGAGCTAGAAATGGCAGGAGTTAAGTTAAAAACAGTAGCTGACATTATGGATGCATTAGTTCCAATTGTAGGTGCATATTTCTTAGAAGGGGCGTATAGCTGGAGAATATTGCATGAGGCTGAATTATTGTATTATTTAAGGATACCTCATCCCATAACAATGGTTCCGGGAGGTATAGGAGTACCACCGACTATAGAGAACTTGCAGAGGTATTTCCAAAGAATGGTAGATGGCACTGCGTGGTTAATGAAGCAAATGGCTGCATATGAATATCTAGATTTATTCTTAGCAGACTACGATAACGTCTTCGGAATACAAGCGTTATATGATAAGCTTAACGGGACGTTAGGATTTGCCGAGGAAGGAAATAGACCGGGCAATTTTGTATGCTATGGTCAAAGCGACGTCTCTGAAGCACCAGTTGTAACACCTTCGAGTACACCAGTGGCTCCTTACGATGCCACTTATGAGAACATGGGAGACTGGGGTAGAGCAAGAGTAGTTAAACCTGGGCTAGTAATTCAGCAATCCTCAACTTCACCTCCAACCTTGGTCACTAACGATCTAATAGACATAAATCTAGGTATAAGAGAATTCGTAGAATCCTCTTGGTATAATCCTTGGGTAAAGGACGGCACGTTTGCGTCCGAGGTTCCTTCAGAAGTTGCTGGCATAACTGAAGATCCAATAGGCAATCCTGTAAGTTATTATCATCCTTGGAGAAAGTGGACAATGCCCAATCCTCAGCCTAGACCGATACCTATGGCTTATCCGACTCCTTACTCTTGGGTTGTATCTCCTAGGTTCGTTCCATATCAGAATCATAAACCAATATCTAATTTATATTATAATGCCGAGGCAGATCCTCAAGCAGTTATGTATGCTCAAGTACTTCAACCTCAAGCACCTACTCCAATATACACATCAGAATATCCTACCGCCGGATTAGGTGCCAAATATAATAGTAATGAAATGAGCGTCACTTTCTATTTGCCAACTGTGCAGAGTCCCAGAATTTCATTACCTCCAGAATTTCAACAAGGAAAGGAAATAGAATTCAAGTATATTGCACCGTACAAACTCTCAGGAGGAAAGATAGTTACTAATGCTATAGAAAGAATGAGGGCCAGAGCATTTGCGGCCGGACTAGACGGAATGGGTATGTGGATAGCATGGTACACTGCACTAAAATGGTTAAGAGAAGGCAAGACAGAAGTAAGCTCAATGCCTCCTTCCAGTTGGACATATAAGAAGAACACTAATCAAAACGTTGCTATAGGTGTAGGAATGAAGGAGGCACCACGTGGGGCTCAATTCCATTCTGAAGTATTCGCCACTGGAACTGGCGTTTCAGTACCTACTATAAATCCACAACAAATGCAACCAACTACTGTAAATGCCGGACCAAGAGTCAAATTAACCTATGATGATGGAATACAAACAATTAAGCCGGCCTCTCCTACTCACGGTGCAGGAACTTTTGAGGAAGCCATAATGGGTAATCCAGATTATAACATTCCAGGCACGCCTAGATTAACTATCATTCCTACAGAGCAGTGGGACGGTTTTGAGTTCGCCCAGACGTTAAGATCATTTGACCCTTGTTTCGTATGCGGTATTCACGTTATAACTCCAGACGGGAGGGTTAGGTTCCAAACTTTAGGGGCACCAGTAGATTTAAGTAATGTAATTAGGACTTTCTACAAATTCGCAATGCAATTAAGGTGA